Proteins from one Pseudobdellovibrionaceae bacterium genomic window:
- a CDS encoding aspartate 1-decarboxylase, with protein sequence MNLSMLKGKIHRATVTDADLNYEGSISICPELIKGANLLIYERVDIYNVNNGARFSTYVILGKPGEICLNGAAARHVQKGDLVIIVAYCGLSEGEARTHKPSVVFVDEKNKIKAIGDSPLSKDL encoded by the coding sequence ATGAATCTGTCCATGCTCAAAGGGAAAATCCACCGCGCGACCGTCACCGACGCCGATCTGAACTACGAAGGCTCGATTTCGATTTGTCCGGAGCTGATCAAGGGCGCCAACCTGCTGATTTACGAACGCGTCGACATCTACAATGTGAACAACGGCGCGCGTTTCTCGACTTACGTGATCCTCGGCAAGCCCGGCGAGATCTGTTTGAACGGCGCCGCCGCCCGGCACGTGCAGAAAGGCGACCTCGTGATCATCGTCGCCTACTGCGGACTCAGCGAAGGCGAAGCGCGGACGCACAAACCTTCGGTGGTCTTCGTCGACGAAAAGAACAAGATCAAAGCCATCGGCGACAGCCCGCTGTCCAAGGACCTTTAG
- a CDS encoding biotin/lipoyl-binding protein encodes MNHRYLLEVNGQSRWVDGQWLQGQLWIHLNGETFIVESETKNFGQGKGGKAKSDIVAPMPGKVTKVLAQDGAKVAEGQVLIVMEAMKMEYSLKAEQAGTVQKVDCKVGDQVVLGKILVKVNPDVKPEASK; translated from the coding sequence ATGAACCATCGTTATCTCCTTGAGGTGAATGGACAATCACGCTGGGTGGACGGCCAGTGGCTGCAAGGCCAATTGTGGATCCATTTGAATGGCGAGACCTTCATCGTCGAAAGCGAGACCAAGAATTTCGGTCAGGGCAAAGGCGGCAAGGCCAAGTCCGACATCGTCGCGCCCATGCCCGGCAAAGTGACCAAGGTCCTCGCGCAAGACGGCGCGAAAGTCGCCGAGGGCCAAGTCTTGATCGTGATGGAAGCGATGAAGATGGAGTACTCGCTGAAGGCCGAGCAGGCGGGCACGGTTCAAAAAGTCGACTGCAAAGTCGGCGATCAGGTCGTGCTTGGGAAAATCCTGGTGAAAGTAAATCCTGATGTGAAACCCGAGGCCTCCAAATGA
- a CDS encoding enoyl-CoA hydratase/isomerase family protein: MNTISVSEKNNVLEVRLNKPQIRNAFSPEMIRELTQVFSTVKESIRLVTLSGEGSSFCAGADLNWMKSMVGFSLQENEKDSLELHDLFASIRQCPAPVLGIVQGAAFGGGVGLVAACDFVVCTEKTQFCFSEVKLGIVPAVISRFVLEKSSPGLVGPWMISGRVFKAAQALNMGLVHEVVEDEELTERAQEIARGFLQAGGEATRATKKLVVDIGVWAPAEARVETARLIANRRASKEGQEGIKAFLEKRNPSWRPE, from the coding sequence TTGAATACCATTAGCGTCTCTGAAAAAAACAACGTCCTCGAAGTGCGGTTGAACAAACCGCAGATCCGTAACGCCTTTTCGCCCGAGATGATCCGCGAACTCACGCAGGTCTTCTCGACGGTGAAAGAAAGCATCCGACTGGTCACCTTGTCGGGCGAGGGCTCGTCGTTCTGCGCGGGCGCGGATCTGAACTGGATGAAGTCCATGGTCGGCTTCTCGCTGCAAGAAAATGAAAAGGACTCGCTCGAGCTGCACGATCTGTTCGCGAGTATCCGTCAGTGCCCGGCTCCCGTTTTGGGAATCGTGCAGGGTGCGGCCTTTGGCGGCGGCGTGGGACTCGTGGCGGCCTGCGATTTCGTCGTCTGCACCGAAAAAACTCAGTTCTGCTTCAGCGAAGTGAAGCTCGGCATCGTGCCGGCGGTGATCAGCCGTTTCGTTCTGGAAAAATCCAGTCCGGGCCTTGTCGGTCCGTGGATGATCTCGGGGCGCGTGTTCAAAGCGGCGCAAGCGCTGAACATGGGCCTGGTGCACGAAGTGGTCGAAGACGAAGAGCTGACCGAGCGTGCGCAAGAGATCGCGCGCGGTTTCCTGCAAGCGGGGGGCGAGGCCACTCGCGCCACAAAAAAACTCGTGGTCGACATCGGCGTTTGGGCACCGGCGGAAGCCCGTGTTGAAACCGCGCGTTTGATCGCGAACCGTCGCGCCTCGAAAGAGGGGCAAGAGGGGATCAAAGCCTTCCTCGAAAAACGGAACCCCAGCTGGAGGCCGGAATGA
- a CDS encoding ATP-grasp domain-containing protein, protein MSQTRFTRVAIANRGEVAVRIIRALDEMGIESVLLHSEADVRTRAYRMATHKVCVGPAATAQSYLNIEANIAAAKGAGAQAIHPGFGFLSENADFAEACDKAGVVFVGPPAAAIRKLGDKVQCKELAQKLGLPLVPGYQGKDQSIDNLIGEAERIGFPVIVKAAAGGGGRGMKVLRSREEARELIESAQREAQSAFGSPIVFLEKYLERAKHIEFQVFADCTGRAVHLNERECSVQRRHQKIIEEAMSPSLTLDLRQKMGEAACLIVEAANYRGAGTVEFLFQDGQFYLLEVNTRLQVEHPVTELVMGVDLVKAQIRTAENEAVFPEHQVRAPRGHSIECRIYAEDPELGGVPSTGRIGHVHWPEGPGRRFDYGFDPNDEVTPFYDSMIAKVIVWDETRQRAIQKMLRVLDESVIFGVKTNIPLLKKIINHPEFVAGTMTTRFMDQHFPGPVKREKKTGEEQWIKEALRKIPKGLSVATSTGGGGSSPFHTPWRGI, encoded by the coding sequence ATGAGCCAAACGCGTTTTACCCGCGTCGCCATCGCGAACCGGGGCGAAGTCGCCGTGCGGATCATTCGCGCCCTGGATGAGATGGGCATCGAATCGGTCCTTCTGCATTCCGAGGCCGACGTCAGGACCCGCGCGTACCGTATGGCGACCCACAAGGTTTGCGTGGGGCCCGCCGCGACCGCGCAGAGTTATTTGAATATCGAAGCGAACATCGCGGCGGCGAAGGGCGCGGGCGCGCAAGCGATCCACCCCGGCTTCGGCTTTCTGTCCGAGAACGCCGACTTCGCCGAAGCCTGCGACAAGGCGGGCGTCGTTTTCGTCGGCCCTCCGGCGGCGGCGATCCGTAAACTCGGCGACAAGGTTCAGTGTAAAGAGCTGGCGCAAAAGTTGGGACTGCCGCTCGTTCCCGGCTATCAAGGTAAAGATCAATCCATCGATAACCTGATCGGCGAGGCCGAGCGCATCGGCTTCCCCGTCATCGTGAAAGCGGCGGCGGGCGGCGGCGGGCGCGGCATGAAGGTGTTGCGTTCGCGTGAAGAAGCGCGCGAATTGATCGAGTCCGCGCAGCGTGAAGCGCAGTCGGCTTTCGGCTCGCCCATCGTCTTCCTCGAAAAATATCTCGAGCGCGCGAAACACATCGAATTCCAAGTCTTCGCCGACTGCACGGGCCGCGCGGTTCACTTGAATGAACGCGAATGCTCGGTCCAGCGCCGTCACCAGAAGATCATCGAAGAGGCCATGTCGCCTTCGCTGACGCTGGATCTGCGCCAGAAAATGGGCGAAGCCGCGTGCCTGATCGTCGAGGCGGCGAACTACCGTGGCGCGGGGACCGTCGAGTTCCTGTTCCAAGACGGGCAGTTCTATCTGTTGGAAGTGAATACGCGTCTGCAGGTCGAACATCCGGTCACCGAACTGGTGATGGGCGTCGATCTGGTGAAAGCGCAGATCCGCACCGCCGAAAACGAAGCGGTCTTCCCCGAGCACCAGGTTCGCGCACCCCGTGGTCATTCCATCGAGTGCCGCATCTACGCGGAAGATCCCGAACTTGGCGGCGTTCCCAGCACGGGCCGTATCGGTCATGTGCACTGGCCGGAAGGGCCGGGCCGTCGTTTCGACTATGGTTTCGATCCAAATGATGAAGTGACGCCTTTCTACGACTCGATGATCGCGAAAGTGATCGTCTGGGACGAGACCCGTCAGCGCGCCATCCAGAAAATGCTCCGCGTTTTGGACGAAAGCGTGATCTTCGGCGTGAAAACGAACATTCCGCTGCTCAAAAAAATCATCAACCATCCCGAATTTGTTGCGGGCACGATGACGACGCGGTTTATGGATCAGCATTTCCCCGGTCCCGTGAAACGCGAGAAAAAAACCGGCGAAGAGCAGTGGATCAAGGAAGCCCTACGGAAAATTCCGAAGGGCCTGAGCGTGGCGACTTCAACCGGTGGCGGCGGCTCCTCGCCTTTCCATACACCTTGGCGGGGGATCTAA
- a CDS encoding type III pantothenate kinase translates to MILALDVGNTQMYGGVFDGENIRLRFRMTSQGGSSADEYGVFLRNVLRENDFDFKQITQIGICTVVPDVMYSLRRACEKYFKLTPFNLQPGVKTGLRVKYHNPVEVGADRIANSIAAMKMYPKRNLVIVDLGTATTFCAISADKDYLGGSIIAGMRLNMEALEAKTAKLPLVEIVTPARVLGQTTVESIQSGLYYGHLGQMKEITQRLTVECFNNEKPFVIGTGGFSTLFEREKVFDAIQPDLVLKGLSIAMQMNLTNSSEGAAK, encoded by the coding sequence ATGATTTTGGCTCTCGATGTCGGTAACACCCAAATGTACGGCGGCGTTTTCGACGGTGAAAACATCCGCCTGCGTTTCCGCATGACCTCGCAGGGCGGTTCGTCCGCGGACGAGTACGGCGTTTTCCTGCGCAACGTTCTGCGCGAAAACGACTTCGACTTCAAACAGATCACCCAGATCGGGATCTGCACGGTCGTTCCCGACGTGATGTATTCGCTTCGCCGCGCCTGCGAGAAGTACTTCAAACTCACGCCCTTCAACTTGCAGCCCGGCGTGAAGACCGGCTTGCGCGTGAAGTACCACAATCCCGTGGAGGTCGGCGCGGACCGCATCGCGAACTCCATCGCGGCCATGAAGATGTACCCGAAACGCAATCTGGTGATCGTGGATCTCGGCACGGCGACGACCTTCTGCGCGATCTCGGCGGACAAGGATTATCTCGGCGGTTCGATCATCGCGGGCATGCGTTTGAACATGGAGGCGCTCGAGGCGAAGACCGCGAAACTTCCGCTGGTCGAAATCGTCACCCCCGCCCGCGTGCTCGGACAAACCACCGTCGAGAGCATTCAGTCGGGTCTTTACTACGGGCATCTGGGGCAGATGAAAGAGATCACCCAACGCCTGACCGTGGAATGCTTCAACAACGAAAAGCCCTTCGTCATCGGCACGGGCGGTTTCTCGACGCTTTTTGAACGTGAAAAAGTCTTCGACGCCATTCAACCGGACCTTGTGTTGAAAGGGCTTTCGATCGCCATGCAAATGAACCTGACAAACAGCAGTGAAGGAGCCGCCAAATGA
- a CDS encoding VWA domain-containing protein, whose translation MKSLLLSVLIALTTFTAQARFQVAEIQTFPGYIEVTYDQEVNPGATDLLFVIDDSGSMYSHQQSLAKFAEQFVNSFINNPALDLQVGVITTTFMQPHRGNLVKAGTHTFVNRQTPDAAAVLKQLILVGTYGAGDEKPFASLVEAVSVAKREGPNAGFFRPGAALKVVLFTDAEDQSQETPDIALERLHFVAPVVSVDAFIANKANSCMMDDPNTEPTRILEIVRLAAGQSFPICQNDLGPSLTSILKPVNGGGPIEIPLPSLADPSSIVVTYGSQVILGGAVRSGWTLDEDRNVILIGSRVIWTTQPEGTRLKVRYVPQDWR comes from the coding sequence ATGAAGTCCCTGCTTTTGTCCGTCCTCATCGCGCTCACCACGTTCACGGCGCAGGCCCGATTCCAAGTGGCCGAAATCCAAACCTTCCCCGGTTACATCGAGGTCACTTACGATCAGGAGGTCAACCCCGGCGCGACGGACCTGCTGTTCGTCATCGATGATTCGGGCTCGATGTACTCGCATCAGCAAAGCCTGGCGAAATTCGCCGAGCAGTTCGTGAACTCTTTCATCAATAACCCCGCCCTCGATTTGCAGGTCGGCGTGATCACGACCACGTTCATGCAACCCCACCGGGGCAACCTCGTCAAAGCGGGCACCCATACCTTCGTGAATCGCCAAACGCCGGACGCCGCGGCCGTTTTGAAGCAATTGATTTTGGTGGGCACGTATGGCGCGGGCGACGAAAAACCTTTCGCCTCGCTGGTCGAGGCCGTTTCGGTCGCGAAACGTGAAGGCCCGAATGCCGGATTCTTCCGCCCCGGTGCCGCGTTGAAAGTGGTGCTGTTCACGGACGCGGAGGACCAATCCCAGGAGACGCCCGACATCGCGTTGGAGCGGCTTCACTTCGTCGCACCGGTCGTTTCGGTGGACGCCTTCATCGCCAACAAGGCCAACTCCTGCATGATGGACGACCCGAACACCGAGCCCACACGTATCCTCGAGATCGTGCGTTTGGCCGCCGGCCAGTCCTTCCCCATCTGCCAGAATGATTTGGGTCCCTCTTTGACCTCGATCTTGAAACCCGTCAACGGCGGAGGGCCCATCGAAATTCCGCTCCCGTCCTTGGCGGATCCGTCTTCGATCGTGGTGACCTATGGTTCGCAGGTGATCCTGGGCGGCGCGGTTCGTTCGGGCTGGACTCTCGACGAAGACCGCAACGTGATCCTGATCGGCTCACGCGTGATTTGGACCACGCAGCCCGAAGGCACACGTTTGAAAGTCCGCTACGTCCCGCAGGACTGGCGTTAG
- a CDS encoding hydroxymethylglutaryl-CoA lyase: MKKAVRIVDVSLRDGLQNEATPVSTANRVLLAERLIAAGVTRMELGAFVRVEKIPQMAGSMDVITKTLKHFPDQKKYGFAALVPNQKGMDDALKSGIKEVAIFTAASNSFTKANINCTIDESFERFADVMAAAKKNKIKVRGYLSTCFGCPYEGEVDEKVVVKMAERLYAIGCYEVSIGDTIGVANPAQVVRVFEKLAKKIPMAKLAGHFHDTRGTALANILAAYQTGVRVFDASLGGIGGCPYAPGAAGNVALEDVIYMFNGMKVDTGLDLRQLVDTNHWFAEIMGKKLNSKMSFAGLPKTRPS, translated from the coding sequence ATGAAGAAGGCCGTGCGGATCGTCGATGTGTCGCTGCGGGACGGGCTGCAAAACGAAGCCACGCCGGTTTCGACCGCGAACCGCGTCCTGCTGGCGGAGCGTTTGATCGCGGCGGGCGTGACCCGCATGGAGCTGGGCGCTTTCGTCCGCGTCGAGAAAATCCCGCAGATGGCGGGCTCGATGGATGTCATCACGAAGACGCTCAAACATTTTCCCGACCAGAAGAAATACGGCTTCGCCGCGCTCGTGCCGAATCAAAAAGGCATGGATGACGCTCTGAAATCGGGGATCAAAGAGGTCGCGATTTTCACGGCGGCCTCGAACAGTTTCACGAAGGCCAACATCAACTGCACGATCGACGAAAGCTTCGAACGTTTCGCGGACGTCATGGCGGCGGCGAAGAAAAACAAAATCAAAGTGCGCGGTTATCTGTCGACCTGTTTCGGCTGCCCCTACGAGGGTGAGGTCGACGAAAAGGTCGTCGTGAAAATGGCGGAACGTCTGTACGCCATCGGCTGTTACGAGGTCTCGATCGGCGATACGATCGGCGTCGCGAATCCGGCGCAGGTCGTTCGCGTCTTCGAAAAGCTCGCGAAAAAGATCCCCATGGCTAAACTGGCCGGGCACTTTCACGACACGCGCGGGACGGCGCTGGCGAACATCCTGGCGGCTTACCAGACCGGCGTGCGGGTCTTCGATGCTTCGCTGGGCGGGATTGGCGGTTGCCCCTACGCCCCGGGGGCGGCGGGGAACGTGGCTCTCGAGGACGTGATCTATATGTTCAACGGCATGAAGGTCGATACGGGCCTGGATCTGCGCCAGCTCGTCGATACGAACCACTGGTTCGCCGAGATCATGGGAAAGAAGCTCAACTCGAAGATGTCCTTCGCCGGGTTGCCGAAGACTCGGCCCTCGTAG